GAATCCTACAGCGTTAATGGAGGCGTGTCACACTAATCCCAATGTGGTTTTAGGTGGCAGTGGTGAGATGGGGTTTATTTTCCCACAACTGCACCCAGGGTTTGATGCGATGTTCTGTATTGCTAAACTCATGGAGATGCTAAGTTTGCAAGAGCGATCGCTTGGTGCTATCCGTTCTGAGCTACCGCGTGTTTATCACAAAAATTATACGGTGCGTTGTCCCTGGACAGTCAAGGGAGCATTAATGCGGCATCTTGTAGAAACTCACCCAGCCGAAAATTTGGAATTGGTAGATGGGGTTAAAATTTGCAATTATCAAAATGATAGTTGGGTATTAATTTTACCTGATGCTAGTGAACCTTTAGTAAGTATTTTCGCTAACAGTAATAACAAAGATTGGGTTGATGAAACTTTAAGAGAGTACCGCGCTCGTGTTCAAGAATTTGTGGAACTTGATAAAGGTATGGACTTCTTGAATTAGTAATCATTTTTGTGAAAAATGTCAAGACATTTGTTGCATGGTTTAAGGAATATTTCCACAAAGACACTCCAAATGTTGTCAGCATTTAGCTAAACTGTTACACACTTAAATTACATTGATAGTTAAGGTTGTTGACTGTTGACTATAATTATTAACCTGTCACCAGTCAACAGTTAATATCAAACATGATTTTCGTTTTGCAATCCATCACAAAAAGCAGTACAATTGTACTAACAAGCTGGTAATGACATACTAATCGACTAGGAGCATTATTAAATGAATAGCTGCGTTTTAATGGCAGAAATTATTAAAGATCCAGAACTGCGCTATACTCCAGACAACCAAACTGCAATTACTGAAATGTTAGTGCAGTTTCCAGGGATACGGACTGAAGATCCACCAACTACATTAAAGGTTGTAGGCTGGGGGAATATAGCACAAGAAATTCAAGAACAGTATCACTTAGGTGATCGCATCGTGATCGAAGGTCGCTTACAGATGAATACCATTGAGCGCCCAGAAGGTTTTAAAGAAAAACGCGCCGAGCTAGTCGTTTCTAAAATATACTCGTTAGCGAACAATAGCTATGAAGCAGCATCAGCATCAGAATCTACTGCAACCAGCAATAGTAACAATGTTGTTTCCTTAAGACCAACAAGCACAGGGAATGTCAGTAATCAAAAAACTGATCGTGGGATGTATGAACCAGAAACAGCTTCCTTGGCGGTAGAAACTAGACCCCTCAAGACTGTTACTCCTAAAAAGCCAGAAGCAGGTCAAGATTTGGACGATATCCCGTTTTAAAGATATTCACTTAAAAAGTCAAAGGGGTTATCTTCCCAACACGGTGCAGGGGTTAACCAAAGTAAATTGCGGTCGATCTCAGCTTCAATCTGATCAATGTCTTCTCGTTCAAATAAAGCCAGTAATGCCTTGGTATCTTGCTCATTTAGAGGCATTAGGATCGCTGCATACCCTAAGTCATAGCTTTTGGTTTTTGCAGCTTCGTCACGCGATCGCACTTGCGCTTTGAGACTTTCCACCTGTGAACTATAACGAATTAGTTCAGCCGGAAATCCAGAGCGATCGTCGCTAGATGAAGGGGTATACATGGAGTGCATCCAGTAAAACTGCTATGGCGTTTAAATGATGCTGGGCTGAACACTTGTTAGCTTTGACACCAGTTGGAACTAGCTTGATTTGCTCTTGGTAATAGCCGTAGGCAGTTACAGTTATCGAGATGGATAAAAAGTTACTAAAATTTCCAAGCCAATAAGTGGCATCGCTAGAAATATAGAATCAGGATCAAGCTATTGTATTTTAGCTTGATCATCTGGACAAGTGCATCCTTACCAAAAGCTAAGTCATAATAACTCAAACTAGCTTCAATTTTAAAATCGAACCTTTTTATGTAGATATTTTTTTGTAATAAAATTTAAATTAAGTATATTTATAATTAAGAGTGACATCCGATTGACAATATTTACAATTTTTTAGATTTTCTTAATTTAACAAACCCCTTGAAAAAATGCAGAAAAGCTCAATTTATCAACATATTTACTCACTTTATTCTGATTAAGGGATAGAACAGTGTTTCAAATTCTATATCCCCTGTTGCAAGCCATCCAGCCTTTTATGGTGCATATATGCTTTGTCAGTGCCTGGATAATCATAATTTTGGCATTGAGGAGTTTGTGGCTGAGTATGAAACACGGCTTAAGCAGGGCAAAAAAAATGCACGAAATCCCCTGCACTGGCTGCCAATATTTCACAAATGATTATCGTCTTAAATGTACAGTACAGCCTCATATCGCCAATTCTGAGGATGCAATTGACTGTCCTGACTATCGGGAAATTAAAAATTATTATCATCTTGCAGAATAGTCAAATTAATATTATGTAGACATTTGTAGCAAAACTTTTAATACGCCTCGCTTCTGGGCATGATCGAAGGCTGCAAGCCCTTCACCTAATGAATAGCGTGCCTGAATTAGCGGCTCTACGTCAACTTGTCCTGTGGCTAGTAAATCAAGTGCTGGGGGAAAGGAACCGCAGCGTGAACCGATGAGGGTAATTTCGTCCACTACTAGAGATGAGGCATCAAAAGTCAGTTGTCCTGAGTAGGTACTTTTGAGGACTAGGATACCGCGAGGGCGGAGGGCGCGTCTGGCGATCGCAAAACCGTCAGGATTACCAGTACATTCTACTGATAAATCAAATGTTCGCTCTGTTACCGCCTCAACAAAATTAGTTTTAATACCACGCTGGGCTAAGTTAGCAAGTTTCTCTTGATGTCGCCCCACGACTAAAAGATCGCACCCAGTAAGCGCCAAGGTTTGCGCCACCAGTTGCCCTAATTTACCATCACCAACTACCAGCACTCGATCATCTGGGCGTACTTGCACCTGTTGCTGAATTTCCAAGGCTGCTGCTAGCGGTTCTGTGAAAGTAGCTTTTTCTGTTGTTATAGACTCCGGTACTGGATGTAAATTCTTAATCGGCAAGGTAAGATACTCAGCAAAAGCTCCATTCCGGTTAACTATTCCTAAAACAGAACGGTTTTCACAGTGAGTAGGTTGCCCAGTTACACAAAAGCGACACTCCCCGCAGGCAGCGTTAATTTCTCCAACAACGCGCTGACCAATTAGTTGTTCTGAGCCTTGTTCTACAATACCTACAAATTCATGACCCAAAATCCCAGTATAAGGATAGTAACCTTTCAGCAGTTCTAAATCAGTGTTACAGATCCCAGCACAAACTACACGCACCAATGCCTCCCCTGGCTGAGGTTCGGGAATAGGGGCATCAATGCGTAGCTGTAGTTGCTGATTTTCTAGCCAAAGCGCTTTCATAGTGACTTTTACGGGATTTGAACAAAACAAAATTATTTTATTGACTGTTAAAGAAGTTAAGATATAACTCGAACCTTATATAGCTTAAAGGTAAAATCTGCCCATCGAAGTAGCTGCAATGCAAATGGCATGATACCTTTAAGTATGGCGTAAACATCCTGCGAAAATAAGATTAGAATAAAAAGCTTGTGTAAAATTTCTGCTGTCACAAACAATACATCTGGAAATCAAAAGCCAAGCATTCGACGCAGGATACAGATTAACCTGGTTCTACTGCACAGATTGATGTTTTTGATATTAGCTAGAGAAGTACGAAAATTGACGAGGTGGAGCAACTTGCGTCAAGATAGTCTTTCCTTAGCTAATATCATTTTGCTGCCTGCAAGCAAGTTTGTTTGAATCCAAGTCTGGAGGTATTTTTCATGTCTATTCGTCTTTATGTGGGTAATCTGCCAAAAGAAGATGTAGAGCGTCAAGATCTGCAAGCCATCTTTGCCGAAGCAGGTGATTTTGTTTCTACCAAAGTAATTAAAGACCGTAAAACTGGTAAATGCCGTGGTTTTGGCTTTGTAACTGTAAATACAGATGAACAAGCCGATCAAATTATTGAGCAGTTCAATGGCTATATGTTTCAAGATGCTGCTCTTAAAATAGAAAAAGCATTACCAAGGTCTAAGGGTAAAGGAGATGAGGAGTTTGCCCCAGGTACTGAAGATACCAGTAGCAGCACTCCCAGCAGCAACACTCCTCCTCCTCAGCGTAATCCTGAGCGTAATTCTGGTGGTGGTGGTAGTAGTTCTGCGCGTCGTAATAATAAGAAGTCTCGGCGCTCTCCTACAACTGCAAGTACATCATATAGCGGCAGTTCAGATGAGTTTCAACCAGATCCACGTTGGGCTGGTGAATTAGCTAAGTTGAAGGAAATGTTAGCAACTCAATCTAGCAATTCTTAATGGCACTCTGAAAATCAACTTGGGTTTTTCACGAAGAACCAAGCACAAGTATATGTTTGATTGCTTGCAGGAAATCCACTGACTATTGGTGGTGGGGAACGCTCGATTTCTGGGATGGATTCAGATAATTAAACCCCAACCTGGGTGAAGCTGGCACTAAGTTAGCCAGCTTTTTTATTTATAGCACTTAGCACTTAGCAATTACAGGACTTACGCAGACACACTATATATAGATAGTGTGATTAAAATTGGCGATCGCTCTTTGATAAAGTCAAGCTATCACCATTAAAGAAAAAGTGTTTAAAAGTCAAGCGAGTTGCATCTGAACAGAAGGAAATTTAAGCTCTTGAGCTAAATAGTCTGACAGCAATTCATTAATCACCATAGTAGATCACATACACAATCAAGTGTTGGAACTAAAAGCAATCGAGGATATAGTTAAGAATATTTCTTATTAATAAGATGATATCTGGCTAGTTGCTCCATGACTCGCTCAACTCTTTCTCAACCCGATGAACAAGCCAAACTATTGCAGATAGTTGGGTTGTGCATAGCCATGATTGTGTTGCTGATTTGCCTAATCTACAGCATTACTATAGGTGCGCGAGACATATCATTAACAATTATTCTCGACTCTTTTACATCGTTTAATAGTTCTTTTGAGCATTTAGTGATTCAAACAGTGCGCCTACCGCGATCGCTCATGGCAATGATGGTGGGTGCAGCATTGGCAGTGTCAGGTGCATTGATGCAAGGCTTAACTCGCAATCCTTTGGCAGA
The Oculatellaceae cyanobacterium DNA segment above includes these coding regions:
- a CDS encoding single-stranded DNA-binding protein; amino-acid sequence: MNSCVLMAEIIKDPELRYTPDNQTAITEMLVQFPGIRTEDPPTTLKVVGWGNIAQEIQEQYHLGDRIVIEGRLQMNTIERPEGFKEKRAELVVSKIYSLANNSYEAASASESTATSNSNNVVSLRPTSTGNVSNQKTDRGMYEPETASLAVETRPLKTVTPKKPEAGQDLDDIPF
- a CDS encoding alcohol dehydrogenase catalytic domain-containing protein, with product MKALWLENQQLQLRIDAPIPEPQPGEALVRVVCAGICNTDLELLKGYYPYTGILGHEFVGIVEQGSEQLIGQRVVGEINAACGECRFCVTGQPTHCENRSVLGIVNRNGAFAEYLTLPIKNLHPVPESITTEKATFTEPLAAALEIQQQVQVRPDDRVLVVGDGKLGQLVAQTLALTGCDLLVVGRHQEKLANLAQRGIKTNFVEAVTERTFDLSVECTGNPDGFAIARRALRPRGILVLKSTYSGQLTFDASSLVVDEITLIGSRCGSFPPALDLLATGQVDVEPLIQARYSLGEGLAAFDHAQKRGVLKVLLQMST
- a CDS encoding RNA-binding protein, which encodes MSIRLYVGNLPKEDVERQDLQAIFAEAGDFVSTKVIKDRKTGKCRGFGFVTVNTDEQADQIIEQFNGYMFQDAALKIEKALPRSKGKGDEEFAPGTEDTSSSTPSSNTPPPQRNPERNSGGGGSSSARRNNKKSRRSPTTASTSYSGSSDEFQPDPRWAGELAKLKEMLATQSSNS